The following proteins are co-located in the Myxococcus fulvus genome:
- a CDS encoding enoyl-CoA hydratase yields the protein MSHVLVERPEEGIALVRLHRPEVRNALGLELRQELAAGFRELGADAAVRCIVLTGGPEFFAAGADLRALVDATPVDLLLRDTQRLWQSLVECPAPVIAAVNGFALGGGCELAMHADMIVAGESASFGQPEIRVGIMPGAGGTQRLTRAVGKFKAMKLLLTGEPMTAREAEAMGLVTEVVPDAEVLERALTLARKVAHMPPLAVRQIKEVVLAGQDASLAEALLLERKAFQLLFATRDQKEGMWAFLDKRKPAFEGR from the coding sequence ATGTCCCACGTGCTCGTCGAGAGGCCCGAGGAAGGCATCGCCTTGGTGCGACTGCATCGTCCCGAGGTCCGCAATGCATTGGGATTGGAGCTGCGCCAGGAATTGGCCGCGGGTTTCCGGGAGCTGGGCGCGGACGCGGCGGTGCGTTGCATCGTGCTGACGGGCGGGCCGGAGTTCTTCGCGGCGGGCGCGGACCTGCGGGCCCTGGTGGACGCGACGCCGGTGGACCTGTTGCTGCGAGACACCCAGCGGCTCTGGCAGTCCCTGGTGGAGTGCCCCGCGCCGGTCATCGCCGCGGTGAATGGCTTCGCGCTCGGAGGTGGCTGCGAGCTGGCGATGCACGCGGACATGATTGTCGCGGGAGAGAGCGCCAGCTTCGGTCAGCCGGAGATTCGGGTGGGCATCATGCCGGGGGCGGGAGGCACGCAGCGACTGACGCGCGCGGTGGGGAAGTTCAAGGCGATGAAGCTGCTGCTCACCGGCGAGCCGATGACGGCGCGGGAGGCGGAGGCCATGGGTCTGGTCACCGAGGTGGTCCCCGACGCGGAGGTGTTGGAGCGGGCGCTCACGCTCGCGCGGAAGGTGGCGCACATGCCGCCCCTGGCCGTGCGCCAGATAAAGGAGGTGGTCCTCGCGGGACAGGACGCGTCCCTCGCGGAGGCGCTGCTCCTGGAGCGCAAGGCCTTCCAGCTCCTCTTCGCCACGCGCGACCAGAAGGAGGGCATGTGGGCCTTCCTGGACAAGCGCAAGCCCGCCTTCGAGGGACGCTGA